DNA from Acetobacter aceti NBRC 14818:
GGTAGCAAGCCGTTCTCGGCGCATGAATGGTTCATGACCCACCCCTCTCTCTCAGGCAGAGGGTCGGCGGCGACGCAGATCACCGGGCGTTCGGCCCAGCCTCCACGGGACCGGCTGGCGGACGACTGAGGCTGTTGTCCTTCTTTGCGAAGCTCCGGAAATCTTTCTATAAAAAGGGAAAGATTTTCGGAGATGGCCAGATGAGCACTGACCGGTTTGTGTTCGGTGATGAAAAACTCACAGCGACGGTGTCCGCTCAGGGGGCGGAACTGGTTTCCCTGACGCTGCCGGACGGCACGGATGTGCTGTGGGATGCTGGCCCCGCGTGGAAGCGGCACTCGCCTGTGCTGTTTCCGATTGTGGGACGTCTTCCTGATGATCGGGCGACTATCGACGGCAAATCCTATCGCATGACGCAACATGGCTTCGCCCGGGATTGCATCTTTCGGTGGGTGGAACAGAAAGCCGACAGTTGCACACTGTTGCTGGAAGCGGATGACCAGACGCTCGCTGTCTTTCCGTTCCGCTTTCGTCTGTGGCTGACCTATCAGATCAGCGATGGAAAGCTGACGGTTCTCTATACCGTTCGCAATCAGGAAGAGGGCAGGGAACTTCCCTTTTCACTGGGAGCGCATCCTGCCTTTCGCTGGCCTCTGGAAAAAGGCGAAAAGCGTGAAGACTATCGTCTGACGTTTGAAGAACCCGAACCTGAGCCCGTCCGTCGTCTTGAAGGCGGTCTGCTCGATCCCGCACCACGTCCTACGCCTGTTGAAGGTGCGGTTCTTCCTCTTCGGGATGATCTGTTTGTTGAGGACGCCATTATTTTTGATCGGATCAGAAGCCGTTCCGTGACGTTCGGTCGTTCGGGCGGACTAGGTCTGCGTGTGTCTTGGCATGGCTTTCCCGAACTGGGTGTCTGGACCAAGCCGGGCGCACCGTTCCTCTGCATTGAGCCTTGGCAAGGATACGCGACACCGCATGGCTTCAAGGGAGAGTTCCGCGACAAGCCCGGTGTTGTGATCGTTCAGCCCGGTCAGGAATGGTCGGCGTCCTGGTCAGTGAGCGCTGTTCAGGGCTGAACCGTGGCAGCTCAAAAGAAAAAACGGGCTGCTCCTGTGAGGAAGCGTAGTCCCTTGCTACGGGTAGGGGCCGGGTTGCTGGCAGTTGTGGTGCTGACGGGCGGGGCCGTCGCTGGAACTGGCTGGTGGCGTTATACCGCGCCCGGTCCGTTGCCCACACCGACCGCACTGGACATTCCTCATGGTGGGTATGCCAGCACCATCGCGGCTTTGCAGCAAGGAC
Protein-coding regions in this window:
- a CDS encoding aldose 1-epimerase family protein, encoding MSTDRFVFGDEKLTATVSAQGAELVSLTLPDGTDVLWDAGPAWKRHSPVLFPIVGRLPDDRATIDGKSYRMTQHGFARDCIFRWVEQKADSCTLLLEADDQTLAVFPFRFRLWLTYQISDGKLTVLYTVRNQEEGRELPFSLGAHPAFRWPLEKGEKREDYRLTFEEPEPEPVRRLEGGLLDPAPRPTPVEGAVLPLRDDLFVEDAIIFDRIRSRSVTFGRSGGLGLRVSWHGFPELGVWTKPGAPFLCIEPWQGYATPHGFKGEFRDKPGVVIVQPGQEWSASWSVSAVQG